One stretch of Micromonospora echinospora DNA includes these proteins:
- the glgX gene encoding glycogen debranching protein GlgX, whose translation MQVWPGESYPLGATYDGMGTNFAIFSEMAEKVELCLFDEWDIGTERRVELREVDAYVWHAYIPGIEPGQRYGYRVHGPWDPANGLRCNPHKLLLDPYAKAVDGEVTWHPSVYDYEVGGDLDRMNTEDSAPYMPKSVVVNPYFDWGNDRPPRTPYHHSVIYEAHVRGLTMRHPGIPEELRGTYAAIASPVMIEHFKRLGVTAVELMPVHEFVHDHRLADLGLRNYWGYNSIGFFAPHHGYSALGRLGQQVQEFRGMVKALHAAGIEVILDVVYNHTAEGNHLGPSLSFKGIDTPSYYRLSEEDRRYFVDYTGTGNSLNVRSPHSLQLIMDSLRYWVTEMHVDGFRFDLAATLAREFYEVDRLSTFFEVVQQDPVVGRVKLIAEPWDVGPGGYQVGNFPPQWTEWNGKYRDTVRDFWRGEPATLAEFASRISGSADLYQDDGRRPFHSINFVTCHDGFTLTDLVSYNDKHNDANGEDNRDGESHNRSWNCGVEGETDDPGVRALRARQRRNFLATLMLSQGVPMLGHGDELGRTQRGNNNAYCQDSELAWVDWDRADDELLEFVRRLTDFRNRHQVFRRRRFFTGLPVGGRAAGSGLPDLAWYTPDGREMTGEDWGNDFGRSVALFVNGDGIGERGQYGQRHRDDSFLLLFNAHDAPLDFTLPGEEFGSRWELVISTAEPDPEKTTLVEAGGTVCVPDRSLLVLERTA comes from the coding sequence ATGCAGGTCTGGCCGGGCGAGAGCTACCCCCTCGGCGCCACGTACGACGGGATGGGGACCAACTTCGCGATCTTCTCCGAGATGGCGGAGAAGGTCGAGCTCTGCCTGTTCGACGAGTGGGACATCGGCACCGAGCGCCGGGTGGAGCTGCGCGAGGTCGACGCGTACGTCTGGCACGCCTACATCCCCGGCATCGAGCCCGGCCAGCGGTACGGCTACCGGGTGCACGGCCCGTGGGACCCGGCGAACGGGCTGCGCTGCAACCCGCACAAGCTGCTGCTCGACCCGTACGCGAAGGCGGTCGACGGGGAGGTCACCTGGCACCCGTCGGTCTACGACTACGAGGTCGGCGGCGACCTGGACCGGATGAACACCGAGGACTCGGCGCCGTACATGCCGAAGTCGGTGGTGGTGAACCCGTACTTCGACTGGGGCAACGACCGCCCGCCGCGCACCCCGTACCACCACTCGGTGATCTACGAGGCGCACGTGCGCGGGCTGACCATGCGCCACCCCGGCATCCCGGAGGAGCTGCGCGGCACGTACGCGGCGATCGCCTCGCCGGTGATGATCGAGCACTTCAAGCGGCTCGGCGTGACGGCGGTGGAGCTGATGCCGGTGCACGAGTTCGTGCACGACCACCGCCTGGCCGACCTGGGGTTGCGCAACTACTGGGGCTACAACTCCATCGGCTTCTTCGCCCCGCACCACGGCTACTCCGCGCTGGGCCGCCTGGGCCAGCAGGTGCAGGAGTTCCGGGGCATGGTCAAGGCGCTGCACGCCGCCGGCATCGAGGTCATCCTCGACGTGGTCTACAACCACACCGCCGAGGGCAACCACCTCGGGCCGTCGCTGAGCTTCAAGGGCATCGACACGCCGAGCTACTACCGGCTCTCCGAGGAGGACAGGCGCTACTTCGTCGACTACACCGGCACCGGCAACAGCCTCAACGTCCGCAGCCCGCACTCACTCCAGCTGATCATGGATTCGCTGCGCTACTGGGTCACCGAGATGCACGTCGACGGCTTCCGGTTCGACCTGGCGGCGACGCTGGCCCGCGAGTTCTACGAGGTGGACCGCCTGTCCACGTTCTTCGAGGTGGTGCAGCAGGACCCGGTCGTGGGCCGGGTGAAGCTCATCGCCGAGCCGTGGGACGTCGGCCCCGGCGGCTACCAGGTCGGCAACTTCCCGCCGCAGTGGACCGAGTGGAACGGCAAGTACCGCGACACCGTACGCGACTTCTGGCGCGGCGAGCCGGCCACGCTCGCCGAGTTCGCCTCCCGCATCTCCGGCTCCGCCGACCTCTACCAGGACGACGGCCGCCGCCCGTTCCACAGCATCAACTTCGTCACCTGCCACGACGGGTTCACGCTCACCGACCTGGTCTCCTACAACGACAAGCACAACGACGCAAACGGCGAGGACAACCGGGACGGGGAGAGCCACAACCGCTCCTGGAACTGCGGCGTCGAGGGGGAGACCGACGACCCGGGCGTACGCGCGCTGCGGGCCCGGCAGCGGCGCAACTTCCTGGCCACGCTGATGCTGTCCCAGGGCGTGCCGATGCTCGGCCACGGCGACGAGCTGGGCCGCACCCAGCGCGGCAACAACAACGCCTACTGCCAGGACAGCGAACTCGCCTGGGTCGACTGGGACCGGGCCGACGACGAGCTGCTGGAGTTCGTCCGCCGGCTCACCGACTTCCGCAACCGGCACCAGGTGTTCCGCCGCCGCCGGTTCTTCACCGGCCTGCCGGTGGGCGGCCGGGCCGCCGGCTCCGGGCTGCCGGACCTGGCCTGGTACACCCCGGACGGCCGGGAGATGACCGGCGAGGACTGGGGCAACGACTTCGGCCGCTCGGTGGCCCTGTTCGTCAACGGCGACGGCATCGGGGAACGCGGCCAGTACGGCCAGCGCCACCGGGACGACTCGTTCCTGCTGCTGTTCAACGCGCACGACGCGCCGCTGGACTTCACGCTGCCCGGCGAGGAGTTCGGCAGCCGGTGGGAGCTGGTGATCAGCACCGCGGAACCCGACCCGGAGAAGACGACACTGGTCGAGGCGGGCGGCACGGTCTGCGTACCGGACCGCTCGCTGCTGGTCCTGGAGAGGACGGCCTGA
- a CDS encoding ABC transporter permease — protein sequence MRAYLTLARMSWSTLLIYRGEFLLQLTGVVVQTVALFAVWQAVFAGASGGEVGGLSWEQMKGYLVVAFLTGALLSSFTDAQIAGPVLHGTVALDLVRPVDYQLSRFALSLGYVVGEVLTVGVMAATLVVAFGGAALPGAGQAALFLLSLLAVVPLKFGLVYLVGLLCFWTGNFHGLSMSRVAITNILSGALVPIALFPGWLQVVCQLSPFPGIVSTPALIYLGQVRGAEAVTLIGVQLLWVVVLWGAARLLWSAGVRRLTAHGG from the coding sequence ATGAGGGCCTACCTGACGCTGGCGCGGATGTCCTGGTCGACGCTGCTGATCTACCGGGGTGAGTTCCTCCTTCAGCTGACCGGGGTCGTGGTGCAGACCGTGGCGCTGTTCGCGGTGTGGCAGGCAGTCTTCGCCGGCGCGTCCGGCGGCGAGGTCGGCGGCCTGTCCTGGGAGCAGATGAAGGGCTACCTGGTGGTGGCGTTCCTGACCGGGGCGCTGCTGTCGAGCTTCACCGACGCGCAGATCGCCGGCCCGGTGCTGCACGGCACTGTGGCGCTCGACCTGGTCCGGCCGGTCGACTACCAGCTCTCCCGTTTCGCGCTGTCGCTCGGATACGTCGTCGGTGAGGTGCTGACGGTGGGGGTGATGGCGGCGACGCTGGTGGTGGCGTTCGGCGGCGCCGCGCTGCCCGGCGCCGGCCAGGCCGCGTTGTTCCTGCTCAGCCTGCTGGCGGTGGTGCCGCTGAAGTTCGGCCTGGTCTACCTCGTCGGGTTGCTGTGCTTCTGGACCGGCAACTTCCACGGGTTGAGCATGTCGCGGGTGGCGATCACCAACATCCTCTCCGGGGCGCTGGTCCCGATCGCGTTGTTCCCGGGCTGGCTCCAGGTCGTGTGCCAGCTGTCGCCGTTCCCCGGCATCGTCTCCACTCCGGCGCTGATCTACCTGGGGCAGGTACGCGGCGCCGAGGCGGTGACGCTGATCGGCGTACAGCTGCTCTGGGTCGTGGTGTTGTGGGGCGCGGCCCGGCTGCTGTGGTCCGCGGGCGTTCGCCGGCTCACGGCGCACGGCGGGTGA
- the treZ gene encoding malto-oligosyltrehalose trehalohydrolase → MTEFTVWAPEAARVRLRLPGAADHAMRQGPDGWWRVEVPGTGPGTDYAFLLDDDEQALPDPRSAWQPAGVHGASRLYDHAAFGWTDSAWTGRQLPGSVLYELHIGTFTPEGTFDAAIARLDHLVDLGVDMVELLPVNAFNGEYNWGYDGVCWFAPHEPYGGPDGLKRFVDAAHAKGLGVILDVVYNHFGPSGAYAPRFAPYLTEQSNTWGRTVNLDGPHSDGVRRYIADSVLGWLRDYHVDGLRLDAVHAMPDGRAVHWLEEVAAEVEALSTHLGRPLSLIAESDLNDPRLITPREAGGYGLHAQWNDDAHHALHTLLTGERQGYYGDFGSLECLTDVLTGGFFHAGTWSSFRGRSHGRPVDRQRTPGHRFVAYLQNHDQIGNRATGDRISATLSPGLLRVGATLLMTAPFTPMLFMGEEWAATTPWQFFTSHPEPELATAVATGRRREFAGHGWATDDVPDPQDPQTFLRSRLDWAELDKPEHRETYDLYRRLIELRRSRADLSDPRLDRVDVRHGDRFLVMRRGDTLVVANLADRAQRINLPGVVRRVLLATSEGVTVMRDGIELPPESAAIAAL, encoded by the coding sequence ATGACCGAGTTCACGGTGTGGGCGCCCGAGGCCGCCCGGGTGCGGCTGCGCCTGCCCGGCGCCGCCGACCACGCGATGCGTCAGGGCCCGGACGGCTGGTGGCGGGTCGAGGTGCCCGGCACCGGGCCGGGCACCGACTACGCGTTCCTGCTCGACGACGACGAGCAGGCCCTGCCCGACCCCCGCTCGGCCTGGCAGCCGGCCGGGGTGCACGGGGCCAGCCGGCTCTACGACCACGCCGCGTTCGGCTGGACCGACTCCGCGTGGACCGGCCGGCAGCTGCCCGGCAGCGTGCTGTACGAGCTGCACATCGGCACGTTCACCCCGGAAGGCACGTTCGACGCGGCGATCGCCCGGCTCGACCACCTCGTCGACCTCGGCGTGGACATGGTCGAGCTGCTGCCTGTGAACGCGTTCAACGGCGAGTACAACTGGGGCTACGACGGCGTCTGCTGGTTCGCCCCGCACGAGCCGTACGGCGGCCCGGACGGCCTGAAACGGTTCGTCGACGCCGCCCACGCCAAGGGCCTGGGGGTGATCCTCGACGTCGTCTACAACCATTTCGGGCCCTCCGGGGCCTACGCGCCGCGGTTCGCGCCGTACCTCACCGAGCAGAGCAACACCTGGGGCCGCACCGTCAACCTGGACGGCCCGCACTCCGACGGGGTGCGCCGCTACATCGCCGACAGCGTGCTGGGCTGGCTGCGTGACTACCACGTCGACGGGCTGCGGCTGGACGCCGTGCACGCCATGCCGGACGGCCGGGCCGTGCACTGGCTGGAGGAGGTCGCCGCCGAGGTGGAGGCGCTGTCCACGCACCTCGGCCGGCCGCTGTCGCTGATCGCCGAGAGCGACCTCAACGACCCACGCCTGATCACACCGCGGGAGGCGGGCGGGTACGGCCTGCACGCGCAGTGGAACGACGACGCCCACCACGCGCTGCACACGCTGCTCACCGGCGAACGGCAGGGCTACTACGGCGACTTCGGCTCGCTGGAGTGCCTCACCGACGTGCTGACCGGCGGGTTCTTCCACGCCGGCACCTGGTCCAGCTTCCGCGGCCGCAGCCACGGCCGTCCGGTCGACAGGCAGCGCACGCCCGGCCACCGCTTCGTGGCGTACCTGCAGAACCACGACCAGATCGGCAACCGGGCCACCGGCGACCGGATCTCCGCCACGCTGTCGCCCGGGCTGCTGCGCGTCGGCGCGACGCTGCTGATGACAGCGCCGTTCACGCCGATGCTGTTCATGGGGGAGGAGTGGGCGGCCACCACGCCGTGGCAGTTCTTCACCAGCCATCCCGAGCCGGAACTGGCGACGGCTGTCGCCACCGGCCGCCGGCGGGAGTTCGCCGGCCACGGGTGGGCCACCGACGACGTGCCCGACCCGCAGGACCCGCAGACGTTCCTGCGGTCCCGGCTGGACTGGGCCGAGCTGGACAAGCCGGAGCACCGCGAGACGTACGACCTCTACCGGCGGCTGATCGAGCTGCGCCGCTCGCGGGCCGACCTGTCCGACCCCCGGCTGGACCGGGTCGACGTCCGCCACGGCGACCGGTTCCTGGTGATGCGGCGCGGCGACACGCTCGTGGTGGCGAACCTGGCCGACCGGGCGCAGCGGATAAACCTGCCCGGGGTGGTACGCCGGGTGCTGCTCGCCACGTCCGAGGGCGTCACGGTGATGCGCGACGGCATCGAGCTGCCGCCGGAGTCGGCGGCGATCGCGGCGCTCTGA
- a CDS encoding glycosyltransferase family 2 protein: MSVEPDRAAELSVVIPTHADAPCLELTLRSLRRQTLAPDRFEVIVVRDGGDGSQYSGIADAGKGLRLHFVELPERGGRAAARNEGARRATSPLLLFLDADSYATPDLLRRHLDHHRDPSAPAVLMGRRDETGIEHVHAALADESTMPVPRLRGRGGGDMRFGTEEGPSGDEWLLAGWLFCFTHNASVRRDVFEAVGGFDEGFGLRWGLEDMELFYRVHAHLGVLDRNFAYDDLAAVYHLPHHRNVIQNWNDFMDNLDRVALKYPVVEWEFAGPVDVARAAERVVHYRRAMDECVRRSWCRIGPAVERLGDRLPGDRVLWVGTGSAAAGLPEGALTYDYGAPAGPTNFHLVGIRPPIAPDSLDAVVSVDFWRYLYWEDLCQFVNVAGGLATEVHLVSTGTDLSARFDPDPASLGYLGRVLGAAFETTLTEIDGLGPVLRLRPHHRAAVAAG, translated from the coding sequence ATGAGCGTTGAGCCCGATCGAGCCGCCGAGCTGAGCGTGGTGATCCCCACGCACGCGGACGCTCCCTGTCTGGAGCTCACCCTGCGGTCGCTCCGACGCCAGACGCTGGCCCCGGACCGCTTCGAGGTCATCGTGGTCCGCGACGGTGGGGACGGCAGCCAGTACTCCGGCATCGCCGACGCGGGCAAAGGGCTGCGCCTGCACTTCGTCGAACTGCCCGAGCGCGGCGGCCGGGCGGCAGCCCGCAACGAAGGCGCGCGGCGTGCGACCTCGCCGCTGCTGCTGTTCCTCGACGCCGACTCGTACGCCACGCCTGACCTGCTGCGCCGCCACCTCGACCACCACCGCGACCCGTCCGCGCCCGCGGTGCTGATGGGCCGGCGCGACGAGACCGGCATCGAGCACGTTCACGCGGCGCTGGCCGACGAGTCGACGATGCCCGTTCCCCGGCTACGCGGACGCGGCGGCGGCGACATGCGGTTCGGGACCGAGGAGGGGCCGTCGGGCGACGAGTGGCTGCTGGCCGGCTGGCTGTTCTGCTTCACCCACAACGCGTCGGTACGCCGGGACGTGTTCGAGGCGGTCGGCGGCTTCGACGAGGGCTTCGGGCTGCGCTGGGGCCTGGAGGACATGGAGCTGTTCTACCGGGTGCACGCGCACCTCGGCGTGCTCGACCGCAACTTCGCCTACGACGACCTGGCCGCCGTCTACCACCTGCCGCACCACCGCAACGTCATCCAGAACTGGAACGACTTCATGGACAACCTCGACCGGGTCGCGCTGAAGTACCCGGTCGTGGAGTGGGAGTTCGCCGGGCCGGTGGACGTCGCCCGCGCGGCCGAGCGGGTGGTGCACTACCGCCGGGCGATGGACGAGTGCGTACGCCGCTCCTGGTGCCGGATCGGTCCGGCCGTCGAGCGGCTCGGCGATCGCCTGCCGGGCGACCGGGTGCTGTGGGTCGGCACCGGCAGCGCCGCGGCCGGGCTTCCCGAAGGCGCGCTCACCTACGACTACGGGGCGCCGGCGGGCCCGACCAACTTCCACCTGGTCGGGATCAGGCCACCGATCGCCCCGGACAGCCTGGACGCCGTGGTCAGCGTCGACTTCTGGAGGTACCTCTACTGGGAGGACCTGTGCCAGTTCGTCAACGTCGCGGGTGGTCTCGCCACGGAGGTGCACCTGGTCTCCACCGGCACGGACCTCTCCGCGCGGTTCGACCCGGATCCGGCCAGCCTCGGGTACCTCGGCCGGGTCCTGGGTGCCGCGTTCGAGACCACCCTCACCGAGATCGACGGGCTCGGTCCGGTGCTGCGGCTGCGCCCGCACCACCGCGCCGCCGTCGCCGCCGGCTGA
- a CDS encoding ABC transporter ATP-binding protein yields the protein MPVIEARGLTKRFRIADKQPGLRGSLRHLVRPRHAEHVAVDGVDLSISSGEAVAYVGPNGAGKSTTVKLLTGILHPTAGQVRVCGLDPHRNRHANARNIGVLFGQRSQLWWDLQVRDSLALLRDIHRIPRARYAARLEEFDALLGLGQLLPVVARQLSLGQRMRADLAAALLHSPPVVFLDEPTIGLDIIARQAVRDFLRAQRANGTTVLMTTHDIGDIEQVCRRLVIIDGGRIIFDGSIDAVRRLVADQRTVHLTLGADWHGDLGAELPGVRLVRDGAARQIAVTFDHGAYGAGEIVSVVARQAPVLDIRIDEPSIEDVVRRAYAGELSMSAPA from the coding sequence ATGCCTGTGATCGAGGCCAGGGGTCTGACCAAGCGGTTCCGGATCGCCGACAAGCAGCCGGGCCTGCGCGGCTCGCTGCGCCATCTCGTACGGCCCCGGCACGCCGAGCACGTCGCCGTGGACGGTGTCGACCTGTCGATCTCCTCCGGTGAGGCGGTCGCGTACGTCGGGCCGAACGGCGCCGGGAAGTCGACGACAGTCAAGCTGCTCACCGGCATCCTGCACCCCACCGCCGGGCAGGTACGCGTCTGCGGCCTCGATCCGCACCGCAACCGGCACGCCAACGCCCGCAACATCGGCGTGCTGTTCGGCCAGCGCAGCCAGCTCTGGTGGGACCTTCAGGTCCGTGACTCGCTGGCCCTGCTGCGCGACATCCACCGCATCCCACGGGCCCGGTACGCGGCACGGCTGGAGGAGTTCGACGCGCTGCTCGGTCTCGGCCAGCTGCTGCCGGTGGTCGCCCGGCAACTGTCGCTCGGCCAGCGGATGCGGGCCGACCTGGCCGCCGCGCTGCTGCACTCACCGCCTGTGGTGTTCCTCGACGAGCCGACCATCGGGCTGGACATCATCGCCCGGCAGGCGGTCCGGGACTTCCTGCGGGCCCAGCGCGCGAACGGGACCACGGTGCTGATGACCACGCACGACATCGGCGACATCGAGCAGGTCTGCCGCCGCCTCGTGATCATCGACGGGGGCCGGATCATCTTCGACGGTTCGATCGACGCCGTCCGGCGGCTGGTCGCCGACCAGCGGACCGTGCACCTGACGCTCGGCGCCGACTGGCACGGCGACCTCGGGGCGGAACTGCCGGGCGTCCGGCTGGTCCGCGACGGCGCGGCGCGGCAGATCGCCGTCACGTTCGACCACGGCGCGTACGGCGCCGGCGAGATCGTGTCGGTGGTCGCCCGTCAGGCGCCGGTGCTGGACATCAGGATCGACGAGCCGTCCATCGAGGACGTCGTGCGCCGGGCGTACGCCGGCGAGTTGAGCATGTCGGCGCCGGCATGA
- the treY gene encoding malto-oligosyltrehalose synthase, with the protein MPATPRSTYRVQVRPGFDLDVTAELAGYLAALGVTHLYTAPLLTATPGSAHGYDVVDHRAVNPQLGGEAARARLVRALRAARLGLVVDIVPNHAGIARPEANPAWWDVLRRGRESAYARWFDIDWDRGRLLLPVLADTAGALDDLKLVDGELRYHEHRFPVADGTGDGTPRQVHDRQHYELVNWRRGDAELTYRRFFAVSDLAGLRVEDPEVFDATHAEILRWVDAGEVDGIRVDHPDGLRDPAGYLTRLRAAAPERWLVVEKILEYGEDLPDWPVDGTTGYDALAAVSGLFVDPDAEADFTALDGRLTGRHTSWEDLTHATKLEAATRLLAAELTRLSALVPELPGEQVRAALAELAACFPVYRGYPPSGARHLAAARSEAGRRRPDLTGVLDQVTARLRDPGHELAARFPQLTGAVMAKGVEDTAYYRWSRFVALNEVGGSPAHFGVPAAELHRFAAARQVRWPASMTTLSTHDTKRGEDVRARLAVLSELPGRWAERVADWMSRAPLADPALAHLLWQTAVGAWPIERERLHGYAEKAAREASVATSWADPDPTFEHELRALVDRMYDDPELHAQITAFAAEITPPGWSNALGQKLVQLAMPGVPDVYQGTELWENSLVDPDNRRPVDFAVRRDLLARLDAGRRPAVAGDGAAKLLVVSRTLRLRRDRPDLFGGYRPVPARGPAAAHAVAFDRGGAVAVATRLPLRLARSGGWRDTALSLPVHERTDLFTGRVYSGSELLLDDLLSTYPVALLAPTDSVEAAA; encoded by the coding sequence ATGCCCGCCACCCCCCGCTCGACCTACCGGGTCCAGGTGCGGCCCGGCTTCGACCTGGACGTCACGGCCGAGCTGGCGGGCTACCTCGCCGCGCTCGGCGTCACCCACCTCTACACCGCGCCCCTGCTCACCGCCACGCCCGGCTCCGCGCACGGCTACGACGTGGTCGACCACCGCGCGGTCAACCCGCAGCTCGGCGGTGAGGCCGCCCGGGCGCGTCTGGTCCGGGCGCTGCGCGCGGCCCGGCTGGGCCTGGTCGTGGACATCGTGCCCAACCACGCCGGCATCGCCCGGCCCGAGGCCAACCCGGCCTGGTGGGACGTGCTGCGGCGGGGACGCGAGTCGGCGTACGCGCGCTGGTTCGACATCGACTGGGACCGGGGGCGGCTGCTGCTGCCGGTGCTCGCCGACACCGCGGGCGCGCTGGACGACCTGAAGCTCGTAGACGGGGAGCTGCGCTACCACGAGCACCGCTTCCCGGTCGCCGACGGCACCGGCGACGGGACGCCCCGCCAGGTGCACGACCGGCAGCACTACGAGCTGGTGAACTGGCGGCGCGGCGACGCCGAGCTGACGTACCGCCGGTTCTTTGCCGTCTCCGACCTGGCCGGCCTGCGGGTGGAGGACCCGGAGGTGTTCGACGCCACCCACGCGGAGATCCTGCGCTGGGTCGACGCGGGTGAGGTCGACGGCATCCGGGTCGACCACCCGGACGGGCTGCGCGACCCGGCCGGCTACCTGACCCGGTTGCGCGCCGCCGCGCCGGAGCGCTGGCTCGTGGTGGAGAAGATCCTGGAGTACGGCGAGGACCTGCCGGACTGGCCGGTCGACGGCACCACCGGCTACGACGCGCTGGCCGCCGTGTCCGGGCTGTTCGTCGACCCGGACGCCGAGGCGGACTTCACCGCGCTGGACGGCCGGCTCACCGGGCGGCACACGTCCTGGGAGGACCTGACGCACGCCACCAAGCTGGAGGCCGCCACCCGGCTGCTCGCCGCCGAGCTGACCCGGCTGTCCGCGCTCGTGCCCGAGCTGCCCGGCGAGCAGGTCCGCGCCGCCCTGGCCGAGCTGGCCGCCTGCTTCCCGGTCTACCGCGGCTACCCGCCCTCCGGCGCCCGGCACCTGGCCGCCGCCCGCAGCGAGGCCGGTCGCCGCCGTCCCGACCTGACCGGCGTGCTCGACCAGGTCACCGCGAGGCTGCGCGATCCCGGCCACGAGCTGGCCGCCCGGTTCCCGCAGCTGACCGGCGCGGTGATGGCCAAGGGCGTGGAGGACACCGCGTACTACCGGTGGAGCCGGTTCGTCGCGCTCAACGAGGTCGGCGGCAGCCCGGCCCACTTCGGCGTACCAGCGGCCGAGCTGCACCGCTTCGCCGCCGCCCGGCAGGTGCGCTGGCCGGCGAGCATGACCACGCTGTCCACCCACGACACCAAGCGCGGCGAGGACGTCCGCGCCCGGCTCGCGGTGCTGTCCGAGCTGCCGGGCCGCTGGGCCGAGCGGGTCGCCGACTGGATGTCGCGCGCGCCGCTGGCCGACCCCGCGCTGGCCCACCTGCTCTGGCAGACCGCCGTCGGGGCCTGGCCGATCGAACGGGAGAGACTGCACGGGTACGCCGAGAAGGCCGCCCGGGAGGCGTCGGTCGCCACCAGCTGGGCCGACCCGGATCCGACCTTCGAGCACGAGCTGCGCGCCCTGGTCGACCGGATGTACGACGACCCGGAACTGCACGCCCAGATCACCGCGTTCGCCGCCGAGATCACCCCGCCCGGCTGGTCCAACGCGCTCGGGCAGAAGCTGGTCCAGCTCGCCATGCCTGGCGTGCCCGACGTCTACCAGGGCACCGAGCTGTGGGAGAACTCGCTCGTCGACCCGGACAACCGGCGGCCTGTCGACTTCGCCGTACGCCGGGACCTGCTGGCCCGGCTCGACGCCGGCCGGCGGCCCGCGGTGGCCGGCGACGGCGCGGCCAAGCTGCTCGTGGTGTCCCGGACGCTGCGGTTGCGCCGCGACCGCCCGGACCTGTTCGGCGGCTACCGGCCGGTGCCGGCGCGCGGCCCGGCCGCCGCGCACGCGGTGGCCTTCGACAGGGGTGGCGCGGTGGCGGTGGCGACCCGGCTGCCGCTGCGGCTGGCCCGCTCCGGCGGCTGGCGGGACACGGCCCTGTCACTTCCCGTTCACGAGCGCACCGACTTGTTCACCGGACGGGTCTACAGTGGTTCTGAGCTGCTCCTCGATGATCTGCTGAGCACCTATCCCGTCGCCCTCCTCGCACCCACCGACTCTGTGGAGGCCGCCGCATGA